Genomic segment of Serinicoccus hydrothermalis:
CCGGCCCCGAGGCGTGGGAGACCGACACGATGGTCGACTACGCCGAGGAGTTCCCGCAGGCCGCGGTCGCCCGGGACCAGCTGGAGGTGGCGGTCGGCGAGACGACGTCGCACGAGAACGGCCGCGTCTCGCAGATGATCAACGACACCATCGCGGCGGTGCTGACCGGCCAGGCCGAGCCGGAGCCGGCGCTGACGCAGCTGCAGAGCGACATCGACGGCGTCCTGGCCCCCTACCAGGGACGATGACGGCGACGACCCCCGCCGCCCGCCGGGGCGGGCGGCGGCTGGGCGACCAGGCCTTCGCCTGGGCTCTGCTGGCGCCCGCCTTCGTCGTGCTGATCGCGTTCACCCACTACCCCATCATCCGGTCGGCGTGGTCCTCGGCCCACGGCCGCAACGGGGACCTGGGGACGGCGCAGTACGAGCGGCTGGTGCAGGACCCCGTCTTCTGGCAGGTGTTGCGCAACAACCTGTGGTTCGCCGTGGGAACGGTGCCGACGTCCATGGCGCTGGCGATCCTCATGGCGGTGTGGGTCAACAACAAGCTGGTGGGCAAGTCCTTCGTCCGGCTGGCCTACTTCACCCCCACCATCCTGCCCATGGTCGCGGTCGCCAGCATCTGGCTCTTCTTCTACTCCCCCGGCATCGGGCCGATCGACCAGGTGCTCTCGGCGCTCGACATACCCACGAGGAACTGGTTGGGCAACCCCGACACGGTCCTGCCTGCGCTCATGGTGATGATGATCTGGAAGCAGGCCGGCTTCTTCATGATCTTCTACCTCGCCGGGCTGCAGAACCTCTCGCCCGAGCTGGAGGAGGCCTCGAAGCTCGAGGGCGCCTCCCGGTGGTACCACTTCCGGCGGGTCACCTTCCCGCTGCTCATGCCGACGACCCTCTTCGTCTTCGTGGTGGCCCTGACCGACGCCTTCAAGATCATCGACCACCTGTTCATCATGACCGGCGGCGGACCCAACAACGCCTCCAACCTGCTGCTCTTCTACATCTACGACACCGCCTTCTCCTTCTTCGACCCCAACTACGCGGGCGCGCTGACGATGGCCCTCGTGGTCATCCTCGGGCTGGCGGCGATCCTGCAGTTCACCGTGCTCGAGAGGCGGGTGCACTACCGATGAGTGCCGACGTGGACACCGTGCCCGGCCGGGGCGGCCTGCGGATCGGTCGCGGCCTGGAGACCCTCGGGGCCTGGCTCCTGGGCATCCTGTGGCTGCTGCCCCTGCTGTATGCCCTCTGGGCCTCCGTGCACCAGCGCGAGGCGGCGACGACCTTCGACCTCACGGCCCCGCTGACCTTCGACAACTTCGTCTCGGTCTGGCAGGGGGCGCCCTTCGG
This window contains:
- a CDS encoding carbohydrate ABC transporter permease, which produces MTATTPAARRGGRRLGDQAFAWALLAPAFVVLIAFTHYPIIRSAWSSAHGRNGDLGTAQYERLVQDPVFWQVLRNNLWFAVGTVPTSMALAILMAVWVNNKLVGKSFVRLAYFTPTILPMVAVASIWLFFYSPGIGPIDQVLSALDIPTRNWLGNPDTVLPALMVMMIWKQAGFFMIFYLAGLQNLSPELEEASKLEGASRWYHFRRVTFPLLMPTTLFVFVVALTDAFKIIDHLFIMTGGGPNNASNLLLFYIYDTAFSFFDPNYAGALTMALVVILGLAAILQFTVLERRVHYR